The following are encoded together in the Acidovorax sp. KKS102 genome:
- the ribH gene encoding 6,7-dimethyl-8-ribityllumazine synthase: MFGADKGTADKLDGKKLHIGIVQARFNESITNTLAAACRAELLALGVQEKHIKHVLVPGALEVPVALQAMAESDEYDALIALGCIIRGETYHFELVANESGAGVTRLSLDYQIPIANAIITTENMEQAIARQTEKGVDAARVAVEMANLLDELS; the protein is encoded by the coding sequence ATGTTTGGCGCAGACAAAGGCACCGCAGACAAACTGGACGGCAAGAAGCTGCACATCGGCATCGTGCAGGCCCGTTTCAACGAGAGCATCACCAACACCCTGGCCGCCGCCTGCCGCGCAGAGCTGCTGGCCCTGGGCGTGCAGGAAAAGCACATCAAGCATGTGCTGGTGCCCGGCGCACTCGAAGTGCCCGTGGCCCTGCAGGCCATGGCCGAGAGCGATGAATACGACGCGCTGATTGCGCTGGGCTGCATCATCCGGGGCGAGACCTACCACTTCGAGCTGGTGGCCAACGAATCCGGCGCGGGCGTCACGCGCCTTTCGCTCGACTACCAGATTCCGATTGCCAACGCCATCATCACCACCGAAAACATGGAACAGGCCATCGCCCGCCAGACCGAAAAGGGTGTGGACGCGGCCCGCGTGGCAGTGGAAATGGCCAACCTGCTGGACGAACTGTCATGA
- a CDS encoding 2Fe-2S iron-sulfur cluster binding domain-containing protein, with product MTTPPAAPFFIAKVEPDGTQCDAWPEQPLLLSMEQGGIDWPSSCRNGTCRTCLGQLVEGTVRYAIEWPGLTAEEKEEGCVLPCVAYPMSDVVLQGSAI from the coding sequence ATGACGACACCCCCCGCCGCCCCCTTCTTCATCGCCAAGGTCGAGCCCGATGGCACCCAGTGCGACGCCTGGCCCGAGCAGCCGCTGCTGCTGTCCATGGAGCAAGGCGGCATCGACTGGCCCAGCTCCTGCCGCAATGGCACCTGCCGCACCTGCCTGGGCCAACTGGTCGAAGGCACCGTGCGCTACGCCATCGAATGGCCAGGCCTCACGGCGGAGGAAAAGGAAGAAGGCTGCGTGCTGCCCTGCGTGGCCTACCCCATGTCGGACGTGGTGCTGCAGGGCAGCGCCATCTGA
- the tolQ gene encoding protein TolQ: MNSQNMSIISLVLHASWVVQLVMLLLLGVSVASWAAIFRKLFALKRVKTLNEDFEREFWSGTSLNDLYAAAAQNAKQAGPMERIFASGMREYQKLRERRITDPGTLLDGARRAMRASFQREMDVVESSLSFLASVGSVSPYVGLFGTVWGIMHAFTGFAGMEQVTLATVAPGIAEALVATAIGLFSAIPAVIAYNRFARDIDRVATHQETFIEEFSNILQRNLGAQPASTGHTASGH; encoded by the coding sequence ATGAATTCCCAAAACATGTCCATCATCTCCCTGGTGCTGCACGCCAGCTGGGTGGTGCAACTCGTGATGCTGCTGCTGCTGGGCGTGTCGGTGGCCAGCTGGGCCGCCATCTTCCGCAAGCTGTTCGCCCTGAAGCGCGTGAAGACACTGAACGAGGACTTCGAGCGCGAGTTTTGGTCGGGCACCAGCCTGAACGACCTCTACGCCGCGGCTGCACAAAACGCCAAGCAGGCCGGCCCCATGGAACGCATCTTCGCCAGCGGCATGCGTGAGTACCAAAAGCTGCGCGAACGCCGCATCACCGACCCCGGTACCTTGCTGGACGGCGCCCGCCGCGCCATGCGCGCGAGCTTCCAGCGCGAGATGGATGTGGTCGAGTCCAGCCTGTCCTTCCTGGCCTCGGTCGGCTCCGTGTCGCCGTATGTGGGCCTGTTCGGCACCGTGTGGGGCATCATGCACGCCTTCACCGGCTTTGCCGGCATGGAGCAAGTGACTCTTGCCACCGTGGCCCCCGGCATCGCCGAGGCGCTGGTCGCCACCGCCATCGGCCTGTTCTCGGCCATCCCGGCCGTGATCGCCTACAACCGCTTTGCACGCGACATTGACCGCGTGGCCACGCACCAGGAGACCTTCATCGAAGAGTTCTCCAACATCCTGCAGCGCAACCTGGGCGCCCAGCCCGCGTCCACAGGCCACACGGCCTCGGGCCACTGA
- the ybgC gene encoding tol-pal system-associated acyl-CoA thioesterase, protein MAFEFPIRIYWEDTDAGGIVFYANYLKFFERARTEWLRSLGVGQQQLREQTGGMFVVTDAQLRYHRPARLDDELIVTAALQSSGRASLTIVQQALLKPEHMTDQPPTLLTEGTIRIGWVDAATMRPARIPSTLLEQLTP, encoded by the coding sequence ATGGCGTTTGAATTTCCGATCCGGATCTACTGGGAGGACACCGATGCCGGTGGCATCGTGTTCTACGCCAACTACCTCAAGTTCTTCGAGCGCGCACGCACCGAATGGCTGCGCTCGTTGGGCGTGGGCCAACAGCAGTTGCGGGAACAAACCGGCGGCATGTTTGTCGTAACCGACGCGCAGCTGCGCTACCACCGCCCCGCGCGGCTGGACGACGAACTGATTGTTACTGCCGCCCTGCAAAGCAGTGGCCGCGCATCGTTGACAATAGTGCAGCAGGCGCTCCTGAAACCAGAGCACATGACCGACCAGCCCCCGACCTTGTTGACCGAAGGCACCATCCGCATCGGATGGGTGGACGCAGCGACCATGCGCCCCGCCAGAATTCCCAGCACCCTCCTGGAACAACTCACACCATGA
- the nusB gene encoding transcription antitermination factor NusB encodes MSENTPTPSSARPPKQSRTGLKSTGTRKAASKSNRSRAREFALQALYQHLVGGNDATAIDAFTRDLAGFHKADSAHYDALLHGCIEHAASMDALITPLLDRKMAEISPIEHATMWIGVYEFQNCLDVPWRVVLNECIELAKEFGGTDGHKYVNAVLNGLAPKLRAVEVAADKAAGGGAA; translated from the coding sequence ATGAGCGAAAACACCCCCACGCCATCGTCGGCACGCCCACCCAAGCAGAGCCGCACCGGCCTCAAGAGCACCGGCACACGCAAGGCTGCCTCCAAGTCCAACCGCAGCCGCGCGCGCGAATTCGCGTTGCAGGCGTTGTACCAACACCTGGTAGGCGGCAACGACGCCACGGCCATCGACGCGTTCACGCGCGACCTGGCGGGCTTTCACAAGGCCGACTCGGCGCACTACGACGCGCTGCTGCACGGCTGCATCGAGCACGCCGCCAGCATGGACGCACTGATCACCCCGTTGCTGGACCGCAAGATGGCCGAGATCTCGCCCATCGAACACGCCACCATGTGGATCGGCGTGTACGAGTTCCAGAACTGCCTGGATGTGCCCTGGCGCGTGGTGCTCAACGAGTGCATCGAACTCGCCAAGGAGTTCGGCGGCACGGACGGCCACAAGTACGTGAACGCCGTGCTCAACGGCCTGGCCCCGAAGCTGCGCGCAGTGGAAGTGGCCGCCGACAAGGCCGCAGGCGGGGGCGCTGCCTGA
- the tolA gene encoding cell envelope integrity protein TolA → MHAHTDRDQFAPPRPPARLRAITLAVLVHAVLIGALTWGVNWKNTADQPAVEAELWAAVPTQAAPRAVEPPPPPPPPPVQQATPPAPPPPPVRAAEPPHTREADIAIEREKKRLEQEKKAREQQELREKRERERKEEERRDRLEQEKKERQQKEREKEKEQREKQPAEQKKVEQDKQKKLAEDKRRKAEEAAREAKEADARHQANIRRMQGLANATGGETTTGTALNSSGPSASYGGRLAAAVKPNIVFTENVAGNPSAEVEVRAAPDGTITSRRLLKSSGVRAWDEAVLRALDKTERLPKDTDGRVPPQFPMVFRPKD, encoded by the coding sequence ATGCACGCACACACCGACCGCGATCAGTTTGCCCCGCCCCGCCCACCGGCGCGCCTGCGTGCCATCACGCTGGCGGTGCTGGTGCATGCGGTGCTGATCGGTGCGCTGACCTGGGGCGTGAACTGGAAGAACACGGCCGACCAGCCCGCCGTAGAGGCTGAGTTGTGGGCCGCTGTGCCCACACAAGCAGCGCCACGCGCCGTGGAGCCCCCACCACCTCCGCCGCCGCCCCCCGTGCAACAGGCCACCCCACCCGCCCCGCCGCCACCGCCGGTGCGGGCCGCAGAGCCGCCGCACACGCGCGAGGCAGACATTGCCATCGAGCGCGAGAAGAAGCGCCTGGAACAGGAAAAGAAGGCCCGCGAGCAGCAGGAGCTGCGCGAGAAGCGGGAGCGCGAGCGCAAGGAAGAAGAGCGCCGCGACCGCCTGGAGCAAGAGAAGAAAGAGCGCCAACAGAAGGAACGCGAAAAAGAAAAGGAACAGCGCGAAAAGCAGCCTGCCGAACAGAAAAAGGTCGAGCAGGACAAGCAGAAGAAGTTGGCGGAAGACAAGCGACGAAAGGCCGAGGAAGCTGCACGCGAAGCCAAGGAAGCAGATGCCCGCCACCAAGCAAATATCCGGCGTATGCAGGGCTTAGCTAATGCTACTGGTGGTGAAACGACCACCGGGACAGCCCTAAACAGTTCGGGACCATCTGCCAGCTACGGCGGTCGGCTTGCTGCGGCGGTCAAGCCGAACATCGTCTTCACGGAAAATGTTGCGGGCAATCCTTCAGCTGAAGTGGAAGTTCGCGCAGCCCCTGACGGTACGATAACTTCCCGGCGCTTGTTGAAATCCAGCGGAGTAAGAGCCTGGGATGAAGCTGTTCTACGTGCCCTAGACAAGACAGAGCGCCTACCAAAGGACACGGATGGTCGGGTACCACCCCAATTCCCTATGGTCTTCCGGCCCAAGGACTAA
- a CDS encoding MFS transporter — MSSPATATYPAAGFHESAASLSRADTHEDVTPSEIAVGVIIGRSSEYFDFFVFGIACVLVFPSFLFPFLSRLDGTLMAFALLAVAFVVRPVGTAISMAIQRRWGRGTKLTIALFVLGVCTVGMAFLPGYKDAGTAAIVALLILRVGQGLALGGSWDGLPSLLAMSAPKERRGWYAMIGQLGAPLGFVLAAGLFAYLYSSLTVQEFLAWGWRYPFFVAFAVNVVALFARLRLVVGQSYSELLKERELQPVPVNRVMRDEGSNVLLGAFAALASFALFHLVTVFPLSWITLYSDQPVTQILGVQIVGAFLAAGAIMVSGWLSDHLGRRKLLGGMAVLIGVFSFMAPVLLNTGEVGSTMFLLLGFVLLGLSYGQASGTVTANFSPQYRYTGAALSADLAWIIGAAFAPLVALYLSSQFGLLAVTVYLLSGVACTLGALNLNRRMERRDR; from the coding sequence ATGAGCAGCCCCGCCACTGCCACTTACCCTGCGGCCGGTTTTCACGAAAGCGCCGCCTCTCTCTCGCGGGCTGATACGCATGAAGACGTCACCCCCAGCGAAATTGCTGTGGGCGTGATCATCGGACGCTCGTCCGAGTATTTCGACTTCTTCGTTTTCGGGATCGCCTGCGTTCTTGTCTTCCCGTCCTTCCTGTTTCCCTTCCTGTCGCGCCTGGACGGCACGCTGATGGCCTTTGCGCTGCTGGCCGTCGCCTTTGTGGTGCGCCCGGTAGGTACCGCCATCTCCATGGCCATCCAGCGGCGCTGGGGGCGGGGCACCAAGCTGACCATTGCGCTGTTCGTGCTGGGCGTCTGCACGGTAGGCATGGCCTTTTTGCCGGGCTACAAGGATGCGGGCACTGCCGCCATCGTGGCCTTGCTGATCCTGCGTGTGGGCCAAGGGCTGGCACTGGGTGGGTCGTGGGATGGCTTGCCGTCGCTGCTGGCCATGTCGGCCCCCAAGGAGCGCCGGGGCTGGTACGCCATGATCGGCCAGTTGGGCGCACCGCTGGGCTTTGTGCTGGCTGCCGGCCTGTTTGCCTATCTGTACAGCAGCCTCACGGTGCAGGAGTTTCTGGCCTGGGGCTGGCGCTATCCGTTTTTTGTGGCCTTTGCGGTGAACGTGGTGGCCCTGTTTGCACGCCTGCGCTTGGTGGTGGGGCAGTCGTACTCTGAACTGCTCAAGGAGCGTGAGCTGCAGCCCGTGCCGGTGAACCGCGTCATGCGCGACGAAGGCAGCAACGTGCTGCTGGGCGCTTTTGCAGCGCTGGCCAGCTTTGCACTGTTCCACCTGGTCACGGTTTTCCCGCTGTCGTGGATCACGCTTTACTCCGACCAGCCAGTCACCCAGATCCTGGGCGTGCAGATCGTCGGCGCGTTCCTCGCGGCGGGCGCCATCATGGTGTCGGGCTGGCTGTCGGACCACCTGGGCCGCCGCAAGCTGCTGGGCGGCATGGCCGTGCTGATCGGCGTGTTCAGCTTCATGGCGCCGGTGCTGCTCAACACCGGCGAAGTGGGCAGCACCATGTTCCTGCTGCTGGGCTTTGTGCTGCTGGGCCTGTCGTACGGTCAGGCATCGGGCACCGTCACGGCCAATTTCTCGCCCCAGTACCGCTACACCGGTGCGGCCCTGTCGGCCGACCTGGCCTGGATCATCGGCGCAGCGTTTGCTCCGCTGGTGGCTCTGTATCTGTCGTCGCAGTTCGGTTTGCTGGCGGTGACGGTGTATCTGCTGTCGGGTGTGGCCTGCACGCTGGGCGCGCTGAACCTGAACCGCCGCATGGAGCGGCGTGACCGCTGA
- the ribBA gene encoding bifunctional 3,4-dihydroxy-2-butanone-4-phosphate synthase/GTP cyclohydrolase II yields MNTPLTPVPISPVEDIVAEMRAGRIVILVDEEDRENEGDLVLAADHVTPEAINFMARFGRGLICLTLTRERCEFLKLPPMAARNGTVYSTAFTVSIEAAEGVTTGISAADRARTVQVAVDRNSQPSDLVQPGHIFPLQAVDGGVLMRAGHTEAGCDLAAMAGCSPASVICEIMKDDGTMARLPDLQLFAAERGLKIGTIADLIEYRSRNESLVEKVGTRTLHTAYGEFTAHAFRDQPSQAVHLALVKGQWSANDVVPVRVHEPLSVFDALEVNRSMHSWGLDTSLQYLAKQGKGVAVLLNCGESAAQLLAQFEGTARSAQAPERGRMDLRTYGVGAQILRECGVHKMALMGQPRRMPSMTGYGLEITGFIPKE; encoded by the coding sequence ATGAACACCCCCCTCACCCCCGTGCCGATCTCGCCTGTCGAGGACATCGTGGCCGAGATGCGCGCCGGGCGCATCGTCATCCTGGTGGATGAAGAAGACCGCGAAAACGAAGGCGACCTCGTCCTGGCCGCCGACCACGTGACGCCCGAGGCCATCAACTTCATGGCCCGCTTTGGCCGGGGCCTGATCTGCCTGACGCTCACGCGCGAGCGCTGCGAATTCCTCAAGCTGCCGCCCATGGCCGCGCGCAATGGCACGGTGTACAGCACCGCGTTCACCGTCTCCATCGAAGCGGCAGAGGGTGTGACCACCGGCATCTCGGCCGCCGACCGCGCCCGCACCGTGCAGGTGGCGGTGGACCGCAACAGCCAGCCCAGCGACCTGGTGCAGCCCGGCCACATCTTCCCGCTGCAAGCGGTGGACGGCGGCGTGCTGATGCGCGCGGGCCATACCGAAGCCGGTTGCGACCTGGCCGCCATGGCAGGCTGCAGCCCCGCATCGGTGATCTGCGAGATCATGAAGGACGACGGCACCATGGCCCGTCTGCCTGATCTGCAGCTGTTTGCGGCCGAGCGAGGCCTCAAGATCGGCACTATTGCCGACCTCATCGAATACCGCAGCCGCAACGAGTCGCTGGTCGAAAAGGTCGGCACGCGCACGCTGCACACAGCCTATGGCGAGTTCACCGCCCACGCCTTCCGCGACCAACCCAGCCAGGCCGTTCACCTGGCACTGGTCAAGGGCCAATGGAGCGCCAACGACGTGGTGCCCGTGCGGGTGCACGAGCCGCTGTCGGTGTTCGATGCGCTCGAAGTCAACCGCTCCATGCACTCGTGGGGCCTGGACACCAGCCTGCAATACCTGGCCAAACAGGGCAAAGGCGTGGCCGTGCTGCTGAACTGCGGCGAAAGCGCCGCGCAACTGCTGGCGCAGTTTGAAGGCACCGCCCGCTCCGCCCAGGCGCCCGAGCGCGGCCGCATGGACCTGCGCACCTATGGCGTGGGCGCGCAGATCCTGCGCGAATGCGGCGTGCACAAGATGGCGCTGATGGGCCAGCCACGCCGCATGCCCAGCATGACCGGCTACGGCCTCGAAATCACCGGCTTCATCCCCAAGGAATAA
- a CDS encoding DUF427 domain-containing protein: MKAIWNGVVLAESDDTVVVEGNHYFPESALHREYFTFSNHKTTCAWKGQASYLSLLVNGEMNTDAAWFYADPKPEAAEIKGRVAFWKGVKVTA; this comes from the coding sequence ATGAAAGCCATCTGGAACGGTGTAGTGCTTGCCGAAAGCGATGACACGGTGGTGGTGGAAGGCAACCACTACTTTCCCGAAAGCGCGCTGCACCGCGAGTACTTCACGTTCAGCAACCACAAGACCACCTGCGCCTGGAAGGGCCAGGCCAGCTACCTGTCGCTGCTGGTCAACGGCGAGATGAACACCGACGCCGCCTGGTTTTACGCCGACCCCAAGCCCGAGGCCGCCGAGATCAAGGGCCGCGTCGCGTTCTGGAAGGGCGTGAAGGTCACGGCCTGA
- a CDS encoding SDR family oxidoreductase → MGIDFQGRVAIVTGAGGGLGRQHALALAQRGAKVLVNDLGGAVDGSGGTVTAAQAVVDEIRAAGGEALANGASVTDFAAVEAMVQQAIDAWGRVDILVNNAGILRDKSFAKMDMADFRLVVDVHLMGAANCCKAVWPHMVAQQYGRIVMTTSSTGLYGNFGQANYGAAKLAQVGLMQTLAIEGAKYNIHVNALAPTAATRMTEGLMPQEVLDALKPEAVVPAMLVLAHESAPSRTILCAGAGTFEAAHITLTQGIHLGIGADVPEQLAARLAEVTERAGEQVPQSGAAQGTNEVGRALAARA, encoded by the coding sequence ATGGGTATTGATTTCCAAGGCCGCGTGGCCATCGTGACGGGCGCGGGCGGCGGCCTGGGCCGCCAGCATGCTCTGGCGCTGGCCCAGCGCGGCGCCAAGGTGCTGGTCAATGACCTGGGCGGCGCGGTGGACGGCAGCGGCGGCACGGTGACGGCCGCGCAGGCTGTGGTCGACGAGATCCGCGCCGCAGGCGGCGAGGCGCTGGCCAATGGCGCGTCGGTCACCGACTTTGCGGCCGTGGAGGCCATGGTGCAGCAAGCCATTGACGCCTGGGGCCGGGTGGACATCCTGGTCAACAACGCCGGCATCCTGCGCGACAAGTCTTTCGCCAAGATGGACATGGCCGACTTCCGCCTGGTGGTGGATGTGCATCTGATGGGCGCCGCTAACTGCTGCAAGGCCGTGTGGCCGCACATGGTGGCCCAGCAGTACGGCCGCATCGTCATGACGACATCCTCCACTGGCCTGTACGGCAACTTTGGCCAGGCCAACTACGGCGCAGCCAAGCTGGCCCAGGTGGGGCTGATGCAGACCCTGGCCATCGAAGGCGCCAAGTACAACATCCACGTGAACGCCCTGGCCCCCACGGCCGCCACGCGCATGACCGAGGGCCTGATGCCCCAGGAGGTGCTGGACGCCCTGAAGCCCGAGGCCGTGGTGCCCGCCATGCTGGTGCTGGCGCACGAAAGCGCGCCTTCGCGCACCATTTTGTGTGCCGGTGCGGGCACGTTTGAAGCGGCCCATATCACCCTCACACAGGGCATCCACTTGGGTATTGGCGCCGATGTGCCCGAGCAACTGGCGGCCCGCTTGGCCGAGGTGACGGAGCGGGCGGGCGAGCAAGTACCACAAAGTGGCGCAGCGCAAGGAACCAACGAGGTTGGACGCGCTTTGGCCGCAAGGGCTTGA
- a CDS encoding pyridoxal phosphate-dependent aminotransferase, with amino-acid sequence MKFSTRAERIEPFYVMEVAKAAQALAREVAGTREPMIFLNIGEPDFTAPPLVQEAAARAVQSGATQYTNALGLDALRERISGWYQSRFGVNVPARRIVVTAGASAALQLACLALIESGDEILMPDPSYPCNRHFVSAAEGKAVLLPTTAAERYQLSADKVRAAWNDKTRGRTGKTRGVLLASPSNPTGTSIAPDELRRIHDVVRAHDGITMIDEIYLGLSYEEEFGHTALAIDDNIISINSFSKYFNMTGWRLGWMVVPEAMVPVVERLAQNLFICASTVSQHAAMACFEAESIAEYERRRAEFKARRDFFIPALQSLGLNVPVMPDGAFYAWADCTQAAQRLGVPSGKNCSWDLAFELMRRAHIAVTPGRDFGTAEPERFIRFSTANSMAQLQESVERLRKLLG; translated from the coding sequence ATGAAGTTTTCCACGCGCGCCGAGCGCATTGAACCGTTTTATGTGATGGAGGTCGCCAAGGCTGCACAGGCCCTGGCCCGCGAGGTGGCCGGCACGCGCGAACCGATGATCTTCCTGAACATCGGCGAGCCCGACTTTACCGCCCCGCCCCTGGTGCAGGAAGCCGCTGCCCGCGCCGTGCAGAGCGGCGCCACGCAGTACACCAATGCGCTGGGCCTCGATGCGCTGCGCGAACGCATCAGTGGCTGGTACCAGAGCCGCTTCGGCGTCAACGTGCCTGCGCGCCGCATCGTGGTCACAGCGGGCGCATCGGCCGCGCTGCAGTTGGCGTGCCTGGCACTCATCGAGTCGGGCGACGAAATTTTGATGCCCGACCCCAGCTACCCCTGCAACCGTCACTTTGTGAGCGCAGCAGAAGGCAAGGCCGTGCTGCTGCCCACCACGGCGGCAGAGCGCTACCAGCTGAGCGCCGACAAGGTCCGTGCGGCGTGGAATGACAAAACGCGTGGCAGAACTGGAAAAACGCGGGGCGTGTTGCTGGCATCGCCATCCAACCCCACGGGTACTTCGATTGCGCCCGATGAGCTGCGCCGCATCCACGACGTGGTGCGTGCGCACGACGGCATCACGATGATCGATGAGATCTACCTGGGCCTGTCGTACGAGGAAGAGTTTGGCCACACGGCGCTCGCCATCGACGACAACATCATCAGCATCAACAGCTTCAGCAAATACTTCAACATGACCGGCTGGCGCCTGGGCTGGATGGTGGTGCCCGAGGCCATGGTGCCCGTGGTGGAACGCCTGGCGCAGAACCTGTTCATCTGCGCCAGCACCGTGTCGCAGCATGCAGCGATGGCCTGCTTCGAGGCCGAGAGCATTGCCGAATACGAACGCCGCCGTGCCGAGTTCAAGGCGCGGCGCGACTTCTTTATCCCAGCCCTGCAGTCGCTGGGCCTGAATGTGCCCGTGATGCCCGATGGCGCCTTCTATGCCTGGGCCGACTGCACGCAGGCTGCGCAGCGCCTGGGTGTCCCTTCGGGCAAGAACTGCAGCTGGGACTTAGCGTTTGAGCTGATGCGCCGCGCGCACATTGCCGTCACGCCAGGGCGCGACTTTGGCACGGCCGAGCCCGAGCGCTTCATCCGTTTCTCAACCGCCAACTCCATGGCGCAATTGCAGGAGTCCGTGGAGCGGCTGCGCAAGCTGCTTGGATGA
- a CDS encoding ExbD/TolR family protein, producing MPAMASRGRGRRTINEINMVPFIDVMLVLLIIFMVTAPMLTPGVVDVPSVGKSKNMPKVVAQVIVNKDGTLQFKTPEATRSLNQREIGDAASRWQKVQGPESAVVISADKGVQYETVVKAMDALQKAGVQRVGLSVKQGG from the coding sequence ATGCCCGCCATGGCATCCCGCGGCCGAGGCCGCCGCACCATCAACGAGATCAACATGGTCCCGTTCATCGACGTCATGCTGGTGCTGCTCATCATCTTCATGGTGACGGCGCCCATGCTCACACCCGGGGTGGTCGATGTGCCCAGCGTGGGCAAGAGCAAGAACATGCCCAAGGTGGTGGCCCAGGTCATCGTCAACAAGGACGGCACGCTGCAGTTCAAGACCCCCGAGGCCACGCGCAGCCTGAACCAGCGCGAGATCGGCGACGCCGCCAGCCGCTGGCAAAAGGTCCAGGGGCCCGAGAGCGCCGTGGTCATCAGCGCCGACAAGGGCGTGCAGTACGAAACCGTGGTGAAGGCGATGGACGCCCTGCAAAAGGCAGGCGTGCAGCGCGTCGGCCTTTCGGTCAAGCAAGGCGGTTGA
- a CDS encoding DUF938 domain-containing protein, whose translation MSTPPLQHSPAAERNQGPILAQLLALLPPTGTALEIASGTGQHAAHFAAALPDWTWQPTDLHDTHFGSITGWATQSGARNVQAPRRLDVLHDRWPSEGPAFGAASFDLVYCANMLHIAPWACCTGLMQGTARHLAPGGRLVAYGPYLEDGVATAPGNLAFDASLRAQDTAWGIRRIEDVAAVAAQAGLQLAARHPMPANNLLLVWTHAAHQP comes from the coding sequence GTGTCCACCCCGCCCCTTCAGCACAGCCCCGCCGCAGAGCGCAACCAGGGGCCCATCTTGGCCCAGTTGCTGGCGTTGTTGCCCCCCACCGGCACTGCGCTGGAGATCGCCAGCGGCACCGGCCAGCATGCGGCCCACTTTGCAGCCGCCCTGCCCGACTGGACCTGGCAGCCCACCGACCTGCACGACACGCACTTTGGCTCCATCACCGGCTGGGCCACGCAGTCTGGTGCCCGCAACGTGCAGGCGCCACGGCGGCTGGACGTGCTGCACGACCGCTGGCCCAGCGAGGGCCCGGCATTCGGCGCCGCATCGTTTGACCTGGTCTACTGCGCCAACATGCTGCACATCGCCCCCTGGGCCTGCTGCACCGGGCTGATGCAGGGCACAGCGCGGCACCTGGCACCGGGCGGTCGCCTGGTCGCGTATGGCCCCTACCTCGAAGACGGCGTCGCCACCGCACCGGGCAACCTGGCCTTCGACGCCAGCCTGCGTGCACAAGACACCGCCTGGGGCATTCGCCGCATCGAAGACGTAGCGGCCGTGGCTGCCCAGGCCGGCCTGCAACTGGCCGCGCGGCACCCCATGCCCGCCAACAACCTGCTGCTGGTGTGGACCCACGCCGCCCACCAACCCTGA
- the cyoA gene encoding ubiquinol oxidase subunit II: MLKLPQLRGPTWLLALTALGSLAGCSKAVVLNPAGDVAAQQGQMVITATLLMLIIIVPVIALTLLFAWKYRQGNTEAEYDPEWHHSTTLELVIWTVPLLIIIALGAITWIGTHKLDPYRPLDRIDAQRAVPADVKPLEVQVVAMDWKWLFFYPEQGIATVNEVAAPVDRPILFKLTATSTMNAFYVPDLAGMIYAMPGMQTELNAVINRPGVFHGMSSHYSGAGFSGMTFKFHGLSNEDFAQWVQKAKTEGKPLDKGTYLNLVKPSERDPVQRFASVEEGLYDKVLNRCVEDGKMCMHHMMAIDAQGGDAYVRAMGLNLPQDVCTVQNAAQVVAALESRNAPASASGASIRQ; encoded by the coding sequence ATGCTCAAACTTCCCCAACTTCGTGGGCCCACCTGGCTGCTCGCCCTGACAGCGCTGGGTAGCCTGGCAGGCTGCAGCAAGGCTGTCGTGCTCAACCCGGCCGGTGACGTCGCGGCCCAGCAGGGCCAGATGGTCATTACCGCCACGCTGCTGATGCTGATCATCATCGTGCCCGTGATCGCGCTCACCCTGTTGTTTGCCTGGAAATACCGCCAGGGCAACACCGAGGCCGAGTACGACCCCGAGTGGCACCACTCCACCACGCTGGAGCTGGTGATCTGGACGGTGCCGCTGCTGATCATCATTGCGCTGGGCGCCATCACCTGGATCGGCACCCACAAGCTGGACCCCTACCGGCCTCTCGACCGCATCGACGCGCAGCGCGCCGTGCCCGCCGATGTGAAGCCGCTCGAAGTGCAGGTGGTGGCCATGGACTGGAAATGGCTGTTCTTCTACCCCGAACAAGGCATCGCCACCGTCAATGAAGTGGCCGCCCCGGTGGACCGCCCCATCCTGTTCAAGCTGACGGCCACGTCCACCATGAACGCGTTTTACGTGCCCGACCTGGCCGGCATGATCTACGCCATGCCCGGCATGCAGACCGAGCTGAACGCGGTGATCAACAGGCCCGGCGTGTTCCACGGCATGTCGTCGCACTACAGCGGCGCGGGCTTCTCGGGCATGACGTTCAAGTTCCACGGCCTGAGCAATGAAGACTTTGCCCAGTGGGTGCAGAAAGCCAAGACCGAAGGGAAGCCGCTCGACAAGGGCACCTACCTGAACCTGGTCAAGCCCAGCGAACGCGACCCGGTGCAGCGCTTTGCCTCGGTGGAAGAAGGCTTGTACGACAAGGTACTCAACCGCTGCGTCGAAGACGGAAAGATGTGCATGCACCACATGATGGCGATTGATGCCCAGGGCGGCGACGCCTATGTGCGCGCCATGGGGTTGAACCTGCCCCAGGACGTCTGCACCGTGCAAAACGCCGCCCAGGTGGTGGCCGCACTCGAATCCCGCAACGCACCGGCCTCCGCATCCGGCGCCAGCATCCGTCAATGA